In a single window of the Necator americanus strain Aroian chromosome X, whole genome shotgun sequence genome:
- a CDS encoding hypothetical protein (NECATOR_CHRX.G23939.T1), whose protein sequence is MGVSSALLLRNKNDPFLNQIVPCDENWILYDNRRRSAQWLDSDEAPQHFPKPNLHKKGYGDCLVVCNRPHPAQLPEYWRNDYNGEVPTNRRNAPRTAAHLPGVGQQKGTNPAPRQRSPIRLTIDPRAEVERIGLLDSPPSTIVPYIRTSRLLTTTFSSISTTSFARNASGTEKMPKRPLTTLLRLRTP, encoded by the coding sequence TGCGGAACAAAAACGACCCGTTTCTCAACCAAATTGTGCCGTGCGATGAAAACTGGATCCTCTACGATAACAGGCGACGTTCGGCTCAGTGGTTGGACAGCGACGAAGCGCCACAACACTTTCCAAAGCCaaatttgcacaaaaaagGTTATGGTGACTGTTTGGTGGTTTGCAATAGGCCTCATCCAGCACAACTTCCTGAATACTGGCGAAACGATTACAACGGAGAAGTGCCAACAAATCGACGAAATGCACCGAGGACTGCAGCGCACCTGCCCGGCGTTGGTCAACAGAAAGGGACCAATCCAGCTCCACGACAACGTTCGCCCATACGTCTCACAATCGATCCTCGAGCAGAAGTTGAACGAATTGGGCTACTAGACTCTCCCCCATCCACCATAGTACCATACATACGGACCTCTCGCCTACTGACTACCACTTTTTCAAGCATCTCGACAACTTCCTTCGCAAGAAATGCTTCAGGAACCGAGAAGATGCCGAAACGACCTTTAACGACTTTGTTGCGTCTAAGGACACCATAA